From Planococcus halocryophilus, the proteins below share one genomic window:
- a CDS encoding phage holin family protein: MHRWEVAGVKSFLAALTSFAVYLAGLINEATVVLLFFMFLDMITGLLRAWMTKSLNSTLGMAGLIKKFAVFVVLAMTAGIEYFFIHMGQDTNGIIIMGVASFFIVNEGLSILENCAQMGLPIPPILYNALDKLNKDPGGKEQKLLRDPMLETIDKAVLIKEIQQVQQEKIVQDNKKEE; this comes from the coding sequence ATGCACAGATGGGAGGTTGCGGGGGTGAAGAGTTTCTTGGCAGCATTGACAAGTTTTGCGGTATATTTGGCGGGCTTGATCAATGAGGCAACCGTCGTATTATTATTTTTTATGTTTCTCGATATGATCACTGGGCTACTTCGCGCTTGGATGACCAAATCATTAAATAGCACACTTGGCATGGCTGGGCTCATAAAGAAATTCGCAGTATTCGTTGTATTGGCTATGACAGCCGGCATCGAATACTTTTTTATTCATATGGGTCAAGATACAAACGGCATCATCATTATGGGAGTTGCTAGTTTTTTTATTGTAAATGAGGGTCTTTCCATTTTAGAAAATTGTGCACAGATGGGTTTGCCAATTCCACCGATTCTATACAATGCATTGGATAAATTAAATAAGGATCCAGGGGGCAAAGAACAGAAATTACTTCGTGATCCCATGCTTGAAACGATTGATAAAGCTGTATTGATTAAAGAGATTCAGCAAGTTCAGCAAGAAAAAATTGTGCAAGACAATAAAAAGGAGGAATAA
- a CDS encoding cell division suppressor protein YneA — protein sequence MTIIRQNSYLILFFALIMVFTFYVILTHNTNSVQTSQVKIEKGDTLWTLAESFSGSTPHHEWIEEIMKENNLSTAKIIAGQSLKIPSEQLNFLPDETRTFAGDSE from the coding sequence ATGACAATCATCCGACAAAATTCTTACCTAATCTTATTCTTTGCTTTAATTATGGTATTTACTTTTTACGTAATTTTGACCCATAATACAAATAGTGTACAAACAAGCCAAGTAAAAATAGAAAAAGGGGATACGCTCTGGACATTAGCTGAATCTTTCAGCGGTTCGACTCCCCATCATGAATGGATTGAGGAAATTATGAAAGAAAATAATCTTTCTACCGCAAAAATTATCGCAGGGCAATCTCTTAAGATACCCAGTGAACAACTAAATTTTTTACCAGATGAAACAAGAACATTTGCAGGTGATTCTGAATGA
- a CDS encoding holin codes for MAAVLIFAGILTPIITALVEMIKKAMNMPINFIPVLALLVGLLIGFAAQPFTDLDYVNRLWAGGLAGLAATGLFECVKQREGQPKEGEFLNGKIIE; via the coding sequence ATGGCAGCAGTATTAATATTTGCAGGGATTCTTACGCCAATCATCACAGCATTAGTGGAAATGATTAAAAAGGCAATGAACATGCCCATCAACTTTATCCCAGTACTGGCTTTACTGGTCGGTCTATTAATTGGCTTTGCAGCACAACCATTCACCGATTTAGATTACGTCAATCGATTATGGGCAGGTGGTTTGGCAGGTCTTGCAGCTACTGGCCTTTTCGAATGCGTGAAGCAGCGTGAAGGACAACCGAAAGAGGGGGAATTTTTAAATGGCAAAATTATTGAATGA
- a CDS encoding N-acetylmuramoyl-L-alanine amidase: protein MAKLLNDKGHGSNTYPPSKGIAAAGGVPAMAEHSFNAAVGDEVERLLKGKLTTYGAQPSNRADVLLASRIANYNAQYRSDKNSIGMSHHGNAGASSVRGFGVFYWHTSANGKKLAQMVLAEYKKEFPGYPIWGTGLFPCVPGTWTDFYLVRETVAPFVLIEWEFFTNHAARKLMLTSDYRMRCGKVAAKVACDWYGIKFDDSKLVVATKPVVKPAAPKPNPVTKPKEGHKVDKPTPAWKVEYDRQSTLAKKLGFTDGTKPTENTSREESGVIAARVYEAVLNELKK from the coding sequence ATGGCAAAATTATTGAATGACAAAGGGCACGGTTCAAATACCTATCCACCATCCAAAGGAATTGCGGCAGCTGGAGGTGTCCCGGCGATGGCCGAGCACTCGTTTAATGCAGCAGTCGGTGATGAAGTGGAACGCTTGTTGAAAGGGAAGTTGACAACTTATGGTGCTCAACCTTCTAACCGGGCAGACGTTTTACTTGCTAGTCGCATCGCTAATTATAATGCGCAGTACCGTTCAGATAAAAACTCAATTGGGATGTCGCATCACGGAAACGCCGGAGCCTCTTCTGTACGGGGCTTTGGTGTTTTTTATTGGCATACTTCAGCAAATGGGAAGAAGCTGGCTCAAATGGTACTGGCTGAATACAAAAAAGAATTCCCAGGCTATCCGATTTGGGGAACGGGCTTATTTCCATGCGTCCCTGGCACTTGGACCGACTTCTATTTGGTACGTGAAACGGTAGCACCTTTTGTATTGATCGAATGGGAGTTCTTCACGAACCATGCAGCACGGAAATTAATGTTGACATCCGATTACCGCATGCGTTGCGGTAAAGTGGCAGCGAAGGTGGCTTGCGATTGGTACGGCATTAAGTTCGACGATAGCAAACTAGTCGTTGCTACGAAACCGGTTGTGAAACCAGCTGCACCAAAACCCAATCCAGTTACAAAGCCAAAGGAGGGACATAAAGTGGACAAACCGACACCAGCATGGAAAGTTGAGTATGATCGTCAATCAACCCTCGCAAAAAAACTTGGCTTCACAGATGGAACTAAACCGACAGAAAACACTTCAAGAGAAGAGAGTGGCGTCATTGCAGCTAGAGTTTACGAAGCTGTATTAAATGAATTGAAGAAATAA
- the lexA gene encoding transcriptional repressor LexA, whose translation MKKVSKRQEDILTFIKEEVRLKGYPPSVREIGEAVGLASSSTVHGHLARLESKGLIRRDPTKPRAIEVISTEDALIDKSPVLHVPLIGKVTAGMPITAIENVEEYFPLPQSYGTEDDHIFMLEIMGESMIEAGILNGDYVIVKQQQTANNGDIVVAMTAEDEATVKRFFREENYFRLQPENSSMDPIIVDQVSILGKVVGVYRQIH comes from the coding sequence TTGAAAAAAGTATCTAAACGTCAAGAAGATATACTGACATTCATAAAAGAAGAAGTCCGCCTAAAAGGCTATCCACCTTCCGTTCGTGAAATTGGAGAAGCAGTTGGCCTAGCATCTAGTTCGACCGTTCACGGTCACTTGGCACGCCTTGAAAGCAAAGGCCTTATCCGCCGTGATCCTACAAAACCTAGAGCAATTGAAGTGATCAGCACCGAAGACGCATTAATTGATAAAAGCCCGGTATTGCATGTTCCGTTAATCGGTAAAGTAACAGCAGGTATGCCAATTACAGCCATTGAAAATGTTGAAGAGTATTTCCCGCTACCTCAAAGCTATGGTACGGAAGATGATCATATTTTCATGCTTGAAATCATGGGAGAAAGTATGATTGAAGCTGGAATTTTAAACGGAGATTATGTGATAGTAAAGCAACAACAAACAGCCAATAACGGCGATATTGTTGTGGCTATGACAGCAGAAGACGAAGCAACAGTTAAACGTTTTTTCCGTGAAGAAAACTATTTCCGCTTGCAGCCAGAAAACTCTTCAATGGACCCAATCATTGTTGATCAAGTTTCTATTTTAGGTAAAGTTGTTGGTGTTTATCGTCAAATTCATTAA
- a CDS encoding GNAT family N-acetyltransferase produces the protein MMKLQIYSSKSDFYEIAMTEHGEPVLLGIAESDENSLTIQLLYTDTTKFYRSTLLGSFVNDQMVIGDIKVLYKPSYSPKLTKPFRRGYGTLLMNQALEIAKQRGIKKVTGNMVSFDEEERKRQINFYTKCGFTIDSQNQLLKIL, from the coding sequence ATGATGAAGTTGCAAATTTATAGTAGCAAAAGTGATTTTTATGAGATTGCTATGACAGAACATGGTGAACCTGTACTGTTAGGGATAGCGGAATCAGATGAAAATAGCCTTACTATTCAATTGTTATATACCGATACAACTAAATTTTATAGGTCCACTTTGTTAGGGAGTTTCGTTAATGATCAAATGGTAATTGGAGATATTAAGGTTTTGTATAAACCCAGCTATTCTCCAAAATTAACTAAACCATTCCGAAGAGGTTACGGGACTTTATTGATGAACCAAGCTTTAGAAATAGCTAAACAAAGGGGCATAAAAAAAGTCACTGGCAATATGGTTTCATTTGATGAGGAAGAGAGAAAGCGACAAATCAATTTCTATACTAAGTGTGGCTTTACGATTGACTCACAGAACCAATTATTAAAAATACTATGA
- a CDS encoding YolD-like family protein: protein MRVNKHLKQIGGIKDRGLIKWQGMMLTEHVDLIRAWYDEDKYDAKPELDEYDLQLLQKELILAAQRKCQVKMESWKDKKFHYHIGIIQELNAHRNLIVYEDPAGMHRLSMNELTALQMID, encoded by the coding sequence GTGAGAGTAAATAAACACTTGAAACAAATAGGGGGCATTAAGGACCGTGGGTTGATAAAGTGGCAGGGAATGATGCTGACCGAGCATGTGGATTTAATACGTGCTTGGTACGATGAGGATAAGTATGATGCAAAACCGGAATTGGATGAATATGACCTGCAACTGCTACAGAAAGAATTGATCTTGGCTGCACAGCGAAAATGTCAGGTGAAAATGGAGTCGTGGAAGGACAAAAAGTTTCATTATCACATCGGGATTATTCAAGAACTAAATGCACATCGAAATTTAATTGTCTATGAAGATCCTGCGGGAATGCACCGGTTGTCAATGAATGAATTGACAGCTCTTCAAATGATTGATTAA
- a CDS encoding Abi family protein, translating to MDDFNGDKPFIPVNLQVEKLISRGLVVSDLRKAEKQLLRTSYYDLINGYKDMFLMPKEKKTDEDQFIRGTSFEDIRELYEFDRKLRQSILEMTLDIECAFYSSMAYSMALVYGEKQEDYLDIKNYKWGRKQTNGRTERENLFKRINRKVGNPEIQPLLYYKETYNNIPPWILVKDLTFGELVIMYKLSKDSVKTEVIKNIIGKNPTEQDKEFFFKVMELFNKFRNWAAHGGRMYNHYTNIELPYLEELHTIFGLTKLDHNRGNGRNDFAAFLIGIIYFFIDNPRGTFEFFVNIQQAVERHIKTKPPLFEGVLGALGVPIDFYTIALEEMFNFHKEAMMAANNEK from the coding sequence ATGGATGATTTTAATGGAGACAAGCCTTTTATCCCTGTAAACTTGCAAGTTGAAAAGCTGATTTCGCGAGGATTGGTAGTAAGCGATTTAAGAAAAGCCGAAAAACAGCTTCTCCGAACTAGCTATTATGATTTGATAAACGGTTACAAAGATATGTTTCTTATGCCAAAAGAAAAAAAAACAGATGAAGACCAGTTTATAAGAGGGACTTCTTTTGAAGACATACGAGAATTATATGAATTCGACCGAAAATTACGTCAAAGTATTTTAGAAATGACTTTAGATATCGAGTGTGCTTTTTATTCGAGTATGGCTTACAGTATGGCGTTGGTCTACGGTGAGAAGCAGGAAGATTATCTCGATATAAAAAATTATAAATGGGGAAGAAAGCAAACAAACGGAAGAACTGAACGTGAGAACTTATTTAAGCGAATTAATAGGAAAGTTGGTAATCCGGAAATACAACCGTTGCTCTATTATAAGGAAACCTATAATAATATTCCGCCTTGGATTTTAGTAAAGGATTTGACTTTCGGCGAGTTAGTTATTATGTATAAGTTATCAAAAGATAGTGTGAAAACAGAAGTCATTAAAAATATTATTGGAAAGAATCCGACAGAGCAAGACAAAGAGTTCTTCTTTAAAGTTATGGAATTGTTTAATAAATTCCGGAACTGGGCAGCCCATGGTGGAAGAATGTACAATCATTACACTAATATCGAACTTCCATATTTAGAGGAGTTACATACTATCTTTGGGTTAACTAAGTTGGATCATAATAGAGGTAATGGAAGGAATGACTTTGCAGCCTTTCTTATTGGAATTATATATTTCTTCATAGATAATCCACGTGGGACCTTTGAGTTTTTTGTGAACATTCAACAAGCAGTTGAAAGACATATTAAGACTAAGCCTCCTTTGTTCGAAGGAGTATTAGGAGCTCTGGGAGTACCTATTGATTTTTATACAATAGCCTTGGAAGAAATGTTTAATTTTCATAAAGAAGCAATGATGGCAGCGAACAATGAAAAATAA
- a CDS encoding class I SAM-dependent methyltransferase — MEFKGSSAYEETDFLSNYLQRRNRVDSPNNSIEKPVMYDLLGNIQGQRILDLGCGDAQFGKELLQLGALYYHGVEGAEQMSKLASQNLHGFQGKITKSTMEAYDFPQEDIDIVTSRLAIHYLTDVEELFRKIHDNLKGDGKFVFSVQHPLTTSSFESKKTGERRGNWIVDDYFEEGERHEPWIDKIVVKHHRTIESYFASLTKVGFTITGLREGMPRRQDFQDIEEYERRKRIPVILAFSCSKQ, encoded by the coding sequence TTGGAATTTAAAGGTTCAAGTGCTTATGAAGAAACGGATTTTTTATCGAATTATTTACAAAGAAGAAATCGAGTGGATAGCCCGAATAATAGTATTGAAAAACCCGTGATGTATGATTTATTAGGTAATATTCAAGGTCAACGTATATTAGATTTGGGTTGTGGAGATGCACAGTTTGGAAAAGAGTTATTGCAGCTAGGCGCTCTTTACTACCATGGGGTAGAAGGGGCTGAACAAATGAGCAAATTGGCGTCTCAAAATTTACATGGCTTTCAAGGTAAGATCACAAAGTCCACGATGGAAGCATACGATTTCCCACAAGAAGACATAGATATTGTTACTTCCCGCTTGGCAATTCACTATTTGACAGATGTGGAGGAATTATTCCGCAAAATTCACGATAATTTAAAGGGGGATGGGAAGTTTGTCTTTAGTGTTCAACATCCTTTAACAACTTCTTCTTTTGAAAGCAAAAAGACAGGTGAAAGAAGAGGGAATTGGATTGTTGATGACTACTTTGAAGAAGGCGAACGACATGAGCCGTGGATAGATAAAATAGTAGTTAAGCATCATCGTACGATTGAAAGCTACTTTGCCTCTTTAACGAAGGTAGGATTTACAATTACCGGACTTCGCGAAGGAATGCCGAGACGTCAAGATTTCCAAGACATAGAAGAATATGAACGAAGAAAAAGAATACCAGTCATTTTAGCATTTAGTTGTAGTAAGCAATAA